gtcagtgGACGTGGATACTactctacaggactgttttgctagcacagactggaatatgttccaggattcatccaatggcattgaggagtattccacctcagacaccggcttcatcaataagtgcatcgctGACTTCAGCCCCACAGTGACTgaacgtacatatcccaaccagaagccatggattaggGGCAACTTCTGAACCAAGCTAAGGACGTGTATTcagagcatgcacggaccaactggcaattgtcttcactgacaatttcaacctctccctgaccgagtctttaatacctacatgttaaaagcagaccacaatagtccctgtgcccaagaaagcgaaggtaacctgcatgaatgactaccgccccatagcattcacgttggtaaccatgaagtgctttgaaaggctggtcatggctcacatcaacaccatcatcccagaatccccagactcactccaatttgcataccaccccaacagatccacagatgacacaatctcaaatTGCGctacacactgccctttcccacctggacaaaaggaacacctatgtgagaatgctgttcattgactacagctcagcattcaacaccacggtgcccacaaagctcatcactaagctaaggaccatgggactaaacacctccctctgcaactggatcctggacttccttacgggacgcccccaggtagtaagggttggtaacaacacatctgccatgctgatcctaaacacgggagcccctcaggggtgcgtgcttagtcctctcctgtactccctgttccccgACGACTCTGTCGccaaggcacacacctgtttatatatggtcccacagttgacagtgcatgtcagagcaaaaaccaagccatgaggttgaaggaattgtctgtaaagctccgagataggattgtgttggggcacagatctgggaaaggctaccaaaacatttttgcagcatagaaggtccccaagaacacagtggggccttggtcagggaggtgaaaaagaactcgatggtcaccaatcaggccattatggtagagtggccagacggaagccacacctcagtaaaaggcacatgacagcaagcttggagtttgccaaaaggaacctaaaggactctgaccatgagaaaaaagattctctcgtctaataaaaccaagattgaactctttggcctgaatgccaagcgtcatgtctggaggaaacctggcaccatccctacggtgaagcatggtggtggcagcattacgctgtggtgatgtttttcagcggcgggGACtgggaggttcaccttccaacaggacaacgaccctaagcacacagccaaaacaatgcaggagtggctttgggatctctgaatttccttgagtagccctgccagagcccggacttgaacctgattgaacatctctggagagacctgaaaatagctgtgcagcgacgctccccatccaacttgacagcttgagaggatctgcagagaagaatgggacaaattccccaaatacaggtgtgccaagcttgtagtgtcatacccaagaagcctcgcggctgtaatcgctgccaaaagtgcttcaagaAAGTTCTGAGGAAACGGTCTtaatacttatataaatatgatatttccgtttttgaaaatatttatacatttgcaaaaatttcaaaaaatttgtttttgctttgtcattatggggtattgtgtgtagtttgatgggGGTTtgcatcatttgatttacacaacatgcctaccactttgagaTGCAAAATAATTTTTTACTGTGAAAcaagcaagaaataagacaaaaaaactgaaaacttgagcgcaCATAGCTATTCACCCAcctaaagtcaatactttgtagagccaccttttgcagcaattacagctgtaagtctcttggggtatgtctctaagcttggcacacctagccactgggatgtttgcccattcttcaaggcaaaactcaAGGCAAAAAGTCATACCACAGACTCTTAATTAgaatgaggtctgggctttgactaggccattccaagacatttaaatgtttcctcttaaaccacTCCAGTGTTGCCTTAgcaatatgcttggggtcattgtcctgctggaaggtgaaccttcgtcccagtctcatAATCTCTGGACGACTGAAACAGGTTTCGCCTCAAGAATATCCCtctatttagcgccatccatcattccttaaaattctgtccagtttcccagtccctgccgatgaaaaacatccccacagcatgatgctgccaccaccattcttcactgtggggatggagaactcggggtgatgagaggtgttgggtatGCGCCAGaaatagcgttttccttgatggccaaaaagctacatttttgtctcatctaacCAGTGTACATTCTTCCAAATGTTTGGGTTGTCTCCCACATACCTTTATGGAAACACCAAACTTATTTttgtctttaagcaatggctttttttctggccactcttctgtaaagcctagctctgtggagtgtacggcttaaagtggtcctatggacagatacttaaattctccgctgtggagctttgcagctccttcagggttatctttggtatctttgttgcctctctgaataaagcccaccttgcctggtctgtgagttttggtgggcggccctgtCTTTGCAGGTTTGttatggtgccatattcttactttttttaaataatggatttaatagtgctctgtgggatgttcaaagtttctgatatttttttataacccaaccctgatctgtacttctccacaactttgtccctgacctgtttggagagctccttggtcttcacggtgccacttgcttggtggtgccctttGCTTACTgctgttgcagactctggggcctttcagaacaggtgtaaatatacaaatcatgtgacagatcatgtgacacttagattgcaccaaggtggactttatttaactaattatgtgacttctgaatgtaattggttgcaccatatcttatttaggggcttcatagcaaagggggtgaatacatatgcatacaCCACTTCTccgtttaaatgttttttttttaaacaagttattttttcaatttcacttcaccaatttaaactattttatgtatgtccattacattaaatccaaataaaaatctgtttaaattacaggttgtaatgcaaaaaaaatgtttttgcaaggcactgtatgaggGGGCGTtggagaacacagagagagagagagagagagagagagagagagagagagagagagagagagagagagagagagagagagagctggactgttTCACAGGAAGCCATCATCAGTTCCACCTTCTGCTAAGTGTATTGCACTCCTCAATAGAAATATTGATGTTTCCTGTGTTGCTCACAACATAGGAAAGAAAACGTGGGAAAAAGACAATGGAGTGAAAACTGGTGCATCTTAACATTGACCTTAGGCCAGAAAGGGAAAATATAGTCAACATTGGTTCCAGAATACATGTTCTGCTGTAAATTATTGGAATTGAATGATGTGACCTGAGAACATGCTAGCTCCTTTCAGCTGTAGTGAAGAAAAATTATTTGATATTCTCCTGGTAGTAGTTCTGACAAATCTGCTGACAAAATGCATGGTGACATGTGGTGCACTACCTCTGTATCCACAGGGCTGTCAGGGAGCCTGTGATTCTAATGGAATTCATTTCTGAGCCATGACTTGAATTAAACAAAATTTGATAAGAAAGTTATCGACAGCCAATGCTATGTTATCGCTTTCACAAAGTATGTCATGTTGATGTAAAAATCCAACATTTCCAGCACTTGATGACCGGCTGGTGGGCATGGATTCACATTGAGAGCACAATGCGTCATCTTGTGCAGTAATCATTTGATAAGTTTGACTGTATGAACATAGTTGGAACTCTTTTGGATCAATCAGCTTACAATAATGGGATAACTGTACACATACTGGATTCCCGACATACTTCACTTCACTCTTTGGAAAACACATCAGTTGTGTAGCTTTAAAAAACTGTGTAACGAACGTCgccgggagaaggagaggaggaccaaggtgcagcaggGGGAAGTGTTCCTTATTTTAAtaaacaactgaacactgaacaaaaacaacaaacgaacagtcctgtaaggtgacgaaaaacactaaacagaaaataatcacccacaactcaacatgggaaaacaggctacctaagtatggctctcaatcagagacaacgatagacagctgcctctgattgagaaccacaccaggccaaacacatagaaatataaaacctagacctacaacatagaatacccacccacatcacaccctgaccaaactaaaaatagaaacatacaaagcaatctacggtcagggcgtgacaaactgTGGGTTTGATTGAAATACAAAAAGAAATTGAAGTTCATAAGCACTCAACTCCAAAGGGAGGTGTGGAGGAGAAAAGGGGGGGTAATATACTTTGTATTTCATGTGTTTCATCATGTTGGCCTCACATTCCTCTCAGTTGAACACATCGTCCCTGTACCAGAGTGACAACTTGACCCACTTCTCTAATCCTACACTACCACAGGATGTGCTGCAAGCGCAACACGTTATCACTCCACTTCACAGCTCCTGCTTCTGTTCATCTGCTTCAGACAAATTGAAGGGAAATTGAGGGTGAAAAAGAGAGGGGTATGGAGAAGATAGGCTAAGAACAAAATGGGTCAGCTTCACATCTATTAACAAGCATGTTACATTGAGTCGCAAGAACTAATGACTTTTGGGAACATACCAGTGTTAAAGGGAACACATCACAATCACCCCACCGACCACAATCGTCAATTCAACGTCTGTTCCATTTTGGCTCAATGTAATTTCactgaaatgacgtggaaacaatgttgattcaaccagtgtgtgcccagtgggaccaATGCAGTGTGTCCTTACAAggaaaggtaaaaaaaaaactggaGAAAAAAAGGAAATTACTAAATTTATTTTTTTCTAATCCCGCTGTAATGGCATAGTCTTTGAAGGGTCACAAAGAACTCCTTCCACAAACTCCTATAACTAATATACCCACACACATTGTGTATAACATTCAGTGCTGGCAACCAACTTTCTAAATATAACTGAATGTCCTCAGTATGCCCCTGCCCCTGCTTTATTTGTCAGTGAATTAATATTCTATTGCCAGGGACCAGGGTCGTTTTCCAATCACTGCATCTGAGAGATGAGCCTCGGGGTGGCACTTAATGCATATCAATCTCCCAAGAGCCATCAATAAACTCATCAACATCACCCATCACTGATGTTTATTAAAAGTAAAGAGTGATTTAAGCCCAcagaatgtacagtatgttatttATTCATTGTCTTCTATTACAGACCTCACAGATCACATTCCAGGGATGTGAGTTCTTCAGAGTCTTCTAAAGATAGGATGGTAATCACAAGGTGACTTGGAAACAGAGCAGCTATTTATTGGCACAACTCTGTAGGTTAAAGCATATTTGTAGTAGCCTAACCTTTCTTTACTTTGTCATAAGAGCTAGTCTTTTGAGTCATGTATTATATTGTGTGAATGATTTCAACACATCTTCATGTCACCACTCCTCCCTCTATTCACCAGCAGATGCCACTCTTTCATTTGTATTAAATCTCATTGTAAATGTTAACTGTTTTGTGTCTATGTGGCGTCCTCTGGAGGACATTTTACTACATCACACTTTAGTTGACTAAGAGCTTATTGGAACTCTGACAGATGTACTTCCCTCAGATGTTTGTTAAAATTGTCATGGAAAGGCAACACATTTGAGAGATAGTAAATACCCGTGTCTGTGTCCTGAGGTTAAATGTAAGTTATTCACAAACCACGTTTCCATTCACAGTTTTTATGCGTGTAAAGTCAAACAGTATTAATAAAAATcaagacagctgtgatggaaacaggaagtttcgatACAATTTTAGAAATGGCGAAAGATAATTTTGGATCTTTTCGCTTCTGTAAAATCAATGATGGGTGAAATGCCAGTGGAACAgatttatgcgcaaatattgatataataaccatcatatcgaagtaaacttggacacgatgatatggtgtgtgatcCTCCCACTACAACTCAGGAAATCAGGCAGTTTATTCGGCTACAGATGCAATaatttatgatgaacttcacagagtggtgaaagtgcacggtgatcttgatgctcTTTTCCAATACGTATCGATGGTctgattctggtgacatgatgaccTACGCTTTACTGCCATTTGAAAAATACtaatattctcgctcttatctgtgagctgttggctagagcgcaagTGCCAAGACCAGAGGAGGTACATTTGCAATTTaatgcaacagtttttgtgaaaaaaaactattggtggggggaaaaaacatgaaaacacattgaatttgagattatttttcagtaaTGAAAACTTTTGATAAAAAAGTGTGTGCACCACATCTGATTTCTATCCGCAACATGTccatttggtggaaacacaccactgcttGGTAAATGCGCATATTTTcttaatttctttttttttttatattcacatgaaaatctgtcgccaattggatggaaacctagctagtgtgGGCACAAGTTCTAAACTTCTGCAGGAAGAGTTACAGCAGATACATTCCACTGAGACCACAGGCATAAAGGCAACACTTGATAAAATGTGGTAAGGTGTAAAGTGAAACCACATCCTGCCAAGATAACAACACACCGTGTCATTGGATTTCGTTTAAAAGTTGGATGAAGAAAAacattgattacttttttcaaatccaatcagttttccatgttgatacAACATCAATGTTGATAcaacttcaacatcatcacattggatttgttgttgttgttgaaattatGTGCCAAGTGGGATTGTTTCAGATGATCCAATATGGCTATTTTACATTTATTAGCCTACACACTGATGTACAAAATAAAATCCATAAATGAGTTTACCCTGATAATTGACTTGTGTAATTAACGTGGTGTCTAACTCCCAGTCCACCATACTGTGAGATTGGAATGCTGTTTCAGTAAAGAAATATTCAGCTTATTCGGAAACAGCCTCTTGTGTTGCTATGACAAAAAAAGTCAACCAGTATATCGCAGCCAAcactacacttgtctgtccaatgCATGTACATAGTTTGcctgctccatagcaagctgctctatgcattggtgaagtaatttaatgttgagctaaatgtaaaaaaaatatatttaagagGTTTAAAAAGGAAAGGAGCGACCAGTGACTACAACCAAGGTTCAATATCAAACAATGACACAGGCATCCTCTCTTTGACCACGTACAAACAGAAAGAGAATGAGCGGTGGCCAACCTTTTTTACTACCACTGAGTAGGAAGGGGAAGCCATGCAAGCCACCAGCATTGTGACACACCCCACTCAACTTCCCCCTATCTCTAATACTGGAGGTCATATGTGAGGGTGATGGGTGTTCCTCCTTAAACTGCTGTAGAGAAAGAGTGACTATGTATGCATCAGTCACTCAGATACAGAGACCAGCAGCCAGAGGACATGGAGCCAAAACAGATCAAAGAAGGATACCTTGTCAAAAAGGTGAGGGTGATACAGGAAAACATGTTCCTCTTAAAATACAATTATTACTATAGGTCTTTGTGTTTAACTTGGGCCAGAATGTAATACTGTAGATGTGTTGTGGACGGTTTAGTTATTAGAAAATAGATGATCTCACATTTGAGAACGTTAGGGACAAGATCCATCGATGGAGACTCTGACAAGAGCTAGTAACATCAAGTCAGCTGGCACTATATTTGACTTTTTACATGTCCAACTTAAGTTGTCAGTCAAGTGCTCTAAATTAAACTGGAAGTTAGTAGATTAGTTCTAGGACTATTTGCATTTGCCCTGAGACTTGATCGCTTCCCACATGAAAAACATAATATAGTGTGTATTATGGTagaaatactacagtattcactgtagtgttgttGCGGACTCTACTGCAGTATTTACTTCAGTCCgataaaaacactacagtgaatactgtagtatttactgcagtatttacagtttactatagtatAATTAATGCAGTAAAAAAAAGAGTAGTATATACTAGAgaaattactgtagtgtttttgccgATTGTAGTatggtatactgtagtatttactgtactgCTTTTGCggactgtaatatactgtagtatttactgtagtgttttgggggacattactgtagtatttactgtagtctttttgttttattatctttgacatagaagtgggggGGGTTTTCCtcgaggaaacctactggagaaatactaagAGAGCAAATGTGCCATAACCTGTAGCTAGGGCAAACTGGGTTCTGAACAGAGAATTCAGCGCTTCTGCTCTTGTCTTTAACCATATGCTTTATACATGGCATGTAGGTTTCTTACTTACGGGGTGCACACATTGGGAtatggggaggggaatgggcagaatatatgcaaattacatactgtagtatttactatagctaaaaaatgtagtgtttttgtggactgtagtgtttttgcagaggtTTTTGTAGTATTTACTACACTGTTCTTTTgtggataatactgtagtatttactatagtattctacagtatactacaacattctaaactaagtactacacatgatcgaagAATAGTACAGTGTAGTACAGTTTTCTACAGCACACTTTGTTTTTTGTAAATTAGCTCAGTTTAGAGAGACATGAGCAGATAGCAACAAAACTGTTTCCCCCACAAACAACATTATCTGAAAATAGTCTTCACACTTTGTATTTCTCATGGCCTGACAAATGACTAACTCAGATGATTGGTCGCGTGACTCTTAGTTTGGGGTCAGATGAAGATGGATAACCCATGACCTCACAGGATTAATCATAATCTATATAACTTAATCTATTGATTAGAAGATGATTATGTCATGTCACATACTATACTGTTCTTTGCGTATAAACTTTTGCCTGTGCTATTCTTATGCATTACAATTGTTATCAGTTGCTCAGTATCATTGGTTCATATTAGTAGAAGTATAGGTAGTGCCTGTGATACTTTTGCATCATAACTCTCTATGGTGAACCTTCATTAACAAAGTTAAGTGAAACGAGAACATTTCACAAAACTGAGTATTGGGTTGATGATTTCCTATGTGTATATTTCCTTTTTGTATGACCTTTTTTTTGCTCTTGAGTATATTCTCTATTTGTAAGGATTGATTAAGCAACATTGAAATACTAAAATACATTATTCATGTTAGCTATATACATTTCATGCCCAGCATCCAGGCAAGCCGATATGGATTTGATAACACTTTACATGATATTTCTCTTATACCTGTCTATTAACAATGTAATCTACATGTTTCTAATTgcattgtatttgtattttaggAACAGAGTTGAGCGGTTGTGGAATATCTGTGGTATAGGGACAGATTAACTTGTGTAATAACAAAAACAGCTCAACTCAATGACTACGCAATTACAATGTGATTACAAATTCTATCAACATGTACATTTCCTCCTTTATTCTTCAGGGCACAGTGCTGAACTCATGGAAGGTGGTGTGGGTGGTGTTGTCTGAAGATGGGGTGGAGTTCTTCAAGAGAAAGACAGACAACGCTCCCAAAGGAATGATCCCACTGAAGGGAGCTGTTCTGACCAGCCCCTGTCAGGACTTCAGCAAGAGGACGGTACGGTCACGTCACCTTTCAGTATTAAATACGAGTGTAAGTGTCTATCATTACTGTAGTGCCCCTCCCTCCCATGTAATGCAACATTGCCATTTTCTTGCAGTTTGTTTTTAAGCTGAGAACGGCCAAGAACCAGGACCATTACTTCCAGGCATCccacctggaggagagagagtccTGGGTGAAGGACATCAAGAGAGTCATCACCTGTCTGCAGGGGGACAGAAAGTTCACCAGGAAGTCCACAAGGAGGTCCATTCGCCTCCCCGATACCATCAACCTCAGGTATGACCTATGACCTGACATACAAACTACCTATAATCCATGACTACGCTTACAGGAGCTACGTACAGGTCATTGGGAACTAAGTCATTTGATAACTTACGAAGTCTTGTCTGCTTTCTTGTCTGCCTTTTCTCAGTGAGCTGTACATTCTAATGAGAGACCAGGAGGATGGTGTCAAAGAGCTgaagctggagaaggagaagagagtcTACAATCACTGCTTCACAGGTACACTAGCACATAAATGTATTAGGACTTAGGTGACAGTGGATTTCATTTGAGTCATTGAGTCTCATTGAGATAGATCATACCACTTTTGATTATCTTCTTTATGCATGTCTCTGCAGGTGGTACGGTGGTGGACTGGCTGATCTCTAAGGACAAGGCCAGGAACAGGCCTGAGGCTCTGATGTTGGCTACAGGACTCCTGAATGAAGGTTTCCTGCAGCCCGCAGGGGACCTGTCCAAAGAGGCGGTCGAGGGAGGGGCAGAGTCTGCCGTCCTCGATGATCCAGATGCACTCTATTACTTTGTGAGTGGATGGGTTGATTGTTGTTGTTAGTAATGTAGCTGCTAGTCTCAATATATTATTCCATATATGCTAGAAGATATTAGGATATATTGGTCCTTTGCTAGAAGACcacacagactgggatatgtttgAACACTTCTGATGTTAGAAACATATATGTACTGTAcgtacagtaccaatcaaaagtttgtacacacctactcattcaagggtttttatttattttttactattttctactttgtagaataatagtgaagacatcaaactatgaaataacacatatggaatcatgtagtaaccaaataactctttaacaaatcaaaacatattttagagacttcaaagtagctacccttgatgacagctttgcccactgttggccttctctcaaccagcttcacctggaatgattttcaaacagtcttgaaggagttcccacacatgctgagcacttgttggctgcttttccaactcatcccaaaccatcacatttgggttgaggtcgggtgattgtggagtccaggtcatctgatgcagcactccatcactctccttattggtcaaatagcccttacacagcctggaggtgtgctgagtcaatgtcctgttgaaaaacaaatgatagtcccactgagcgcaaaccagatgggatggtgtatcgctgcagaattctgtgggaGCCATggaggttaagtgtgccttgaattctaaataactcACTGACCgtgtcagcagcaaagcacccccacaccatcacacatcctcccccatgcttcacggtggggaacacacatgcagagaacatccgttcacttactctgcgtctcacaaagacacggcggttacaACCAAAAAtttctaatttggactcatcagaccaaaggacagttttccacctgtctaatgtccattgctggtgtttcttggcccaagcaagtctcttcatctTATTGTTGTCATTTAGTCGTTTTTCTTTTGCAGCCATTCGaccttgaaggcctgattcacgcagtctcctctgagcagttgattttgagatgtgtctgttacttgaactctgaagcatttatttgggctgcaatttctgaggctggtctaattaacttatcctctgaagcagaagtaactctgggtcttccttccctcatgagagccagttttttcatagtgcttgatggtttttgcgactgcactttaatACATTGttctgattgactgaccttcatg
This genomic stretch from Salvelinus namaycush isolate Seneca chromosome 4, SaNama_1.0, whole genome shotgun sequence harbors:
- the LOC120045673 gene encoding pleckstrin-like, which produces MHQSLRYRDQQPEDMEPKQIKEGYLVKKGTVLNSWKVVWVVLSEDGVEFFKRKTDNAPKGMIPLKGAVLTSPCQDFSKRTFVFKLRTAKNQDHYFQASHLEERESWVKDIKRVITCLQGDRKFTRKSTRRSIRLPDTINLSELYILMRDQEDGVKELKLEKEKRVYNHCFTGGTVVDWLISKDKARNRPEALMLATGLLNEGFLQPAGDLSKEAVEGGAESAVLDDPDALYYFADSGFFCEGYSSDEDVILKEEFRGNIIKQGCLLKQGHRRKNWNVRKFILRDDPAYIHYYDPTKGDENPLGSIHLRGSVITAVEFVPEAKRYDVDGNLFEIITSDDTHYFLQATTPEERKEWIKAIHTVSKTGK